The genomic region TACAGGGGCAGCACCCTGACTGGCCGGCTCCTTGGGTGGAAGCAGCAGCTCAGGACCAATTCCAAAAGGCTGCTCAGGACTGGATGGCATATACTCTCAAGCTGGGATGGACACTGCGGCCTCATGGCCTCTGGGGCTTCTATGGCTTCCCTGACTGCTACAACTATGACTTTCTAAGCCCCAACTACACAGGCCAGTGCTCGCCAGACATCCGTGCCCAGAACGACcagctggggtggctgtggggcCTGAGCCATGCCCTCTACCCCAGCATTTACATGCCTGCAGTGCTGGAGGGCACAGGGAAGGCACTGATGTATGTGCGGCACCGTGTGGGTGAGGCATTCCGTGTGGCTGTGGGTGCTGGGGACCCCAATCTGCCCGTTCTGCCCTACGCCCAGATCTTCTACGACACAACAAACCGCTTTCTGCCCCTGGTGAGTCTCCTTGACCTTGTAACCTACCTTGTCAGGCAATAGGTCCTAAGCAACAGAGGCCACACAGCactttcatccattcattctccCGCtctttgagcacctactgtgtgccaagctctGCGCTAGGCACAGATGATCCAGCATTCATCAGAAAGATGTAGTCCCTGCCTGCATGGCACTCACAGGCTAAGGTGGGGACAGGCTTGCCTTTGGCCACCAGGGCCAGAGCAGCCCCAGGTGGGGGTTATGAATTATTGGTCCCATCTAATGATGGTACAAGAATctgctgtggggagggagggcggcCCTATGAGCCAGAATGATGCTGTCCCTTTCCCCAGGATGAGCTGGAGCACAGCCTGGGGGAGAGTGCGGCCCAGGGAGCAGCAGGAGTGGTGCTCTGGGTGAGCTGGGAGAACACAAGAACCAAGGTGAGCTCAGGcccagggtggggacaggggcaggGGTGGTGCTGCCAGGCTGACTGGGGAGACCCTGGGCGGCCCTTTCTACCTCTGCAGTCCTGACTGGCCAGCGGGTGAGTGCCTCAATGCCCCAGGTGGGCCCATGTATGGCCGTGGTGTCCCTGACACTCCCCCTCCCACCCAGGAATCATGCCAGGCCATCAAGAAGTATGTGGACACCATGCTCGGGCCCTTCATCCTGAATGTGACCAGTGGGGCTCGTCTGTGCAGTCAAGCCCTGTGCTCAGGCCATGGCCGCTGTGTCCGACGCCCCAGCCACCCTGAAGCCCTCCTCATCCTCAACCCTGCCAGTTTCTCCATCAAGCTCACGCCTGGTGGTGGGCCCCTCACCCTACAAGGTGCCCTCTCTCTTGAGGATCAGGCCCAGATGGCTGTGGAGTTCAAATGCCGCTGCTACCCTGGCTGGAGGGGAGCATGGTGTAAGCAGCAGGCCATGTGGTGATTGGCCACACACCAGATGCACACCCTGAGCACCTAATGCACTCTGGGCTTAGCCACAGCTTTCTAAGTGCAGCACAGTCACACAGGTCATGGTCAATCAGTACACTCAGCCGCCATCATGAGCATATGcctatgcatgcacacatgcttACAGACTGGGATAACTGCATATAGAGTTAGAGCCTCCGGCACCCACCCAGCAGGCTCATAAACATTTCCTCTAGAGACACTGAGCcagtctttatctttttcttttattatttttgtgtgtgtgaggaagattggccctgagctaacatctgttgccaatcttcctctttttgcttgaggaagattgtcgctgagctaacatctgtaccagtcttcctctattttatgtgggacgtcACTTCAGTGTGGCTTAACTAGCGGTGCTAGGTCGGTGCATGgtcagaacctgcgaacccccggcctccaaagtggaacgcaggaacttaaccactacgccactgggccggcccctgagccAGTCTTTAAACTGCAGCAATCACAAGAACtgacattcactgagcacctattCTTCGCCAAGtcctgtgctaagcattttaagTAGGCTAACTCATTCAATCCTAACACCACGctatgaggaaatggaggcacacaCGAGGAGGCTAAGCCgtttgcccaaggttgcacagccagAAAATGGAGAAGCTGAGATTcgaacccaggctgtctgactATAGAGGTAGAGCCCTTTGGCTCCTACTCTGTGTTGATGGTAACCAGCCATGCACACACCTGAATTCGTTCAGAGGCAACAGCCACACAAATAAAGCAGACTTGATTCTCACTTCAACAgctatttattgagcgcctaaaACGTGCAGGCGCCAGGATCCAGAGGGCACAGGAAAGGTTCCTCTCTCACTCAGATCTGATGTCTGTCCGAGGGTGGCTGTTTCCCAGGATGGGACCCAAACTCCACGCTGGACTGGGGCAGGAGGCCGGGGGAGCCGAGACTGAGCCGAGCGGGCGAGACCGGGGCGGGG from Equus caballus isolate H_3958 breed thoroughbred chromosome 16, TB-T2T, whole genome shotgun sequence harbors:
- the HYAL2 gene encoding hyaluronidase-2 isoform X3 translates to MRPFSPEVSLDLPCAMAAHLLPICALFLILLSMAQGSRGPVVPNQPFTTIWNADTEYCLKRHGVDVDVSVFDVVANPGQTFRGPNMTIFYSSQLGTYPYYTSTGEPVFGGLPQNASLVAHLARTSQDIQDAMPTSDFSGLAVIDWEAWRPRWAFNWDTKDIYRQRSRALVQGQHPDWPAPWVEAAAQDQFQKAAQDWMAYTLKLGWTLRPHGLWGFYGFPDCYNYDFLSPNYTGQCSPDIRAQNDQLGWLWGLSHALYPSIYMPAVLEGTGKALMYVRHRVGEAFRVAVGAGDPNLPVLPYAQIFYDTTNRFLPLDELEHSLGESAAQGAAGVVLWVSWENTRTKESCQAIKKYVDTMLGPFILNVTSGARLCSQALCSGHGRCVRRPSHPEALLILNPASFSIKLTPGGGPLTLQGALSLEDQAQMAVEFKCRCYPGWRGAWCKQQAMW
- the HYAL2 gene encoding hyaluronidase-2 isoform X4; translated protein: MAAHLLPICALFLILLSMAQGSRGPVVPNQPFTTIWNADTEYCLKRHGVDVDVSVFDVVANPGQTFRGPNMTIFYSSQLGTYPYYTSTGEPVFGGLPQNASLVAHLARTSQDIQDAMPTSDFSGLAVIDWEAWRPRWAFNWDTKDIYRQRSRALVQGQHPDWPAPWVEAAAQDQFQKAAQDWMAYTLKLGWTLRPHGLWGFYGFPDCYNYDFLSPNYTGQCSPDIRAQNDQLGWLWGLSHALYPSIYMPAVLEGTGKALMYVRHRVGEAFRVAVGAGDPNLPVLPYAQIFYDTTNRFLPLDELEHSLGESAAQGAAGVVLWVSWENTRTKESCQAIKKYVDTMLGPFILNVTSGARLCSQALCSGHGRCVRRPSHPEALLILNPASFSIKLTPGGGPLTLQGALSLEDQAQMAVEFKCRCYPGWRGAWCKQQAMW